The following are encoded in a window of Amphibacillus xylanus NBRC 15112 genomic DNA:
- a CDS encoding class IIb bacteriocin, lactobin A/cerein 7B family: MELALNNRFTELSKNELEVVDGGFFGPTLFVIWGVKVTVGHCLAAGAAVGIAAGAAAN, encoded by the coding sequence ATGGAACTAGCTTTAAACAACAGATTTACTGAATTGTCAAAAAATGAATTGGAAGTTGTTGATGGAGGCTTTTTTGGACCTACTTTATTTGTTATTTGGGGAGTGAAAGTTACAGTCGGTCATTGTCTTGCGGCTGGAGCGGCCGTCGGAATTGCTGCTGGTGCAGCAGCAAACTAA
- a CDS encoding transposase, producing the protein MTFTSINRCLVRFVKGSLRRWLNGRAQLSGYHTDDHADELKYEPMFTTILDKRRLASQPTLSRLNQKFDQETMKQLQQVNQKLNRRIQTIQPSEHFVFDLDSAIFTTCGHQYGTDYNAHYQTNGYHPLVLFDGLTGDCIKAALRAGNVYTSRNVVSFVGPVIKEYKKINPSATIAVRGDSGFAVPALYELCEEHELKYAIRLKSNNCHELKLPP; encoded by the coding sequence TTGACTTTTACTAGTATAAATCGCTGTCTAGTTCGGTTTGTCAAGGGTTCGCTTCGCCGGTGGCTGAATGGTCGGGCTCAGCTTTCCGGTTATCACACAGATGACCATGCGGATGAATTAAAATATGAACCGATGTTTACCACGATTCTGGATAAGAGACGATTAGCTTCACAACCGACGCTGTCACGCCTAAATCAAAAATTTGATCAAGAAACGATGAAGCAACTCCAACAGGTTAATCAAAAATTAAATCGGCGAATTCAAACGATTCAGCCGAGTGAGCATTTTGTTTTTGATTTGGATTCGGCAATTTTCACGACCTGTGGTCATCAATATGGCACAGACTACAATGCCCATTATCAAACAAACGGTTACCATCCACTCGTATTATTTGATGGCTTAACGGGTGATTGCATCAAAGCAGCTCTTCGTGCAGGTAATGTTTATACGTCTCGCAATGTCGTTAGCTTTGTTGGTCCTGTGATCAAGGAATATAAAAAAATAAATCCAAGTGCAACTATCGCTGTCAGGGGTGATAGTGGATTCGCTGTCCCTGCCCTGTATGAATTATGCGAAGAACATGAGCTCAAGTACGCCATTCGCCTGAAATCCAATAATTGTCACGAACTTAAGCTACCTCCCTAA
- a CDS encoding HlyD family efflux transporter periplasmic adaptor subunit yields the protein MREEFKNINEMSDSRELLESKPNPIMPLFIYLLITIIVITGIWTYFGEIDEVIKASGVIRPDEAISTVRNEVASQVEDIYFEEGKLVKQGDILFTLKQSDQQLQQSLLEDRLNQATDQVSHLKVLKESIREEEDLFTEESKQGQAYERYKAYQTNLALMEQEHEGSTLEVSRALDDQNLQNQQWQRQKNNLEKKIDQLEKLKEAIEKQKNLFTERDVPYYNRYIDIQLTVDQMENAIKEAEKYYESIKSHQVPDEESEEDAIVTPETTDPKDQIDNAEQLVTESKLKLEQYMNQQLLQINSEIDQEKIQLNELKHTLSMTKDYTEVVDYNRENYLATVENFKSDVLLQVNADIESMEQQVEQLEKELILLEDQMKSYIVTAPIDGKVNIRTNISKGDYLQAGTEVLTIVPQTKESTFTVQLSILNQDIANTAVGDQVKLRIHSLPYQEYGQLEGEITRISTDAINDPETGLSYYLAEAVIDQDELVSYKGVPGHIKVGMTTDAHIVSESKKILHFLLEKIDLRD from the coding sequence ATGAGAGAAGAATTTAAAAATATAAATGAGATGAGCGATAGTAGAGAATTATTAGAATCAAAACCAAACCCAATCATGCCTTTATTTATCTATTTACTAATTACTATAATTGTGATTACTGGTATTTGGACTTATTTTGGTGAAATAGATGAGGTAATTAAGGCAAGTGGCGTGATTCGTCCAGATGAAGCGATTAGTACAGTTCGTAATGAAGTGGCTAGTCAAGTAGAAGACATTTATTTTGAAGAAGGAAAATTAGTCAAACAAGGAGATATTCTTTTCACATTAAAACAAAGTGATCAACAACTGCAACAATCACTATTAGAAGACCGATTAAATCAAGCAACTGATCAAGTTAGTCATTTAAAAGTCTTGAAGGAAAGTATAAGAGAAGAGGAAGATCTATTTACTGAAGAGTCTAAGCAAGGTCAAGCTTATGAACGATATAAAGCATATCAAACTAACTTAGCACTAATGGAGCAAGAGCATGAAGGATCAACACTAGAAGTTAGTCGAGCCTTAGATGATCAAAACCTTCAAAACCAACAGTGGCAAAGACAAAAGAATAATCTTGAAAAGAAAATTGATCAATTGGAAAAGTTAAAGGAAGCAATTGAGAAACAAAAAAACTTATTTACTGAAAGAGATGTCCCTTATTATAATCGCTATATTGATATTCAATTGACGGTGGATCAAATGGAAAATGCGATTAAAGAAGCAGAAAAATATTATGAATCAATTAAAAGTCATCAAGTACCAGATGAAGAATCCGAGGAAGATGCAATAGTGACCCCAGAAACAACTGATCCTAAAGATCAGATAGACAATGCTGAGCAGTTGGTTACAGAGTCTAAGTTAAAGCTAGAACAATATATGAATCAACAATTACTACAAATTAATAGTGAAATTGACCAAGAAAAGATTCAGCTAAATGAACTTAAACATACGCTAAGTATGACAAAAGATTATACCGAAGTTGTTGATTATAATCGTGAAAACTATTTAGCTACAGTGGAGAATTTTAAATCAGACGTCCTACTACAAGTTAATGCAGATATTGAGTCAATGGAGCAACAAGTTGAACAATTAGAAAAAGAATTAATATTGCTTGAAGATCAGATGAAGAGTTATATTGTTACAGCACCGATAGATGGAAAAGTGAATATACGCACGAATATTTCTAAAGGTGATTATTTGCAAGCTGGTACAGAAGTATTAACGATCGTACCGCAAACAAAAGAATCGACATTTACTGTTCAACTATCGATTTTGAATCAAGATATCGCAAACACTGCGGTCGGTGATCAGGTGAAATTAAGAATTCATTCTTTACCTTATCAAGAATATGGACAGTTAGAAGGAGAAATAACTAGAATTAGTACGGATGCAATTAACGATCCAGAAACAGGACTAAGCTATTATTTAGCGGAGGCAGTAATCGATCAGGATGAATTGGTGAGTTATAAAGGTGTACCTGGACATATAAAAGTAGGGATGACAACTGATGCACACATCGTAAGTGAATCAAAGAAGATACTACACTTTTTATTAGAGAAAATTGATTTAAGAGATTGA
- a CDS encoding peptidase domain-containing ABC transporter, with protein MFKKYHCIKQQDITDCGAACLATISKQYGLKLPISKIREVAGTDKQGTNAYGVIKAAEKLGFTAKGVKGDQEAFFGEFPLPAIAHVVVDGSLLHYVVIHRITKDEVLIADPAKGLIKQTPEEFFQIWTGVLILMVPTPQFEKGDETKGLFQRFFGLLKPQKKLIIHIFFASILYTVLGILGAFYFKLLIDDILPYGLSKTLHIISIGIILLYTLQVILNLFRSQLLLYLGQKLDISLMLGYYHHVLSLPMNFFGTRKVGEIISRFNDASKVRDAMSSATLTVMIDVLMVIVGGVILYMQSGFLFGVATILVPIYALIVWLYQKPYDRINRKEMEENAQLTSYLVESINGIETVKAYNAERKANLETETRFIKFIKTIFKHGTMSNTQGSLNSFVELVGGVVILWVGAYQVIQGNLSVGQLITFNALLAYFLDPIRNLINLQPTLLTAVVASDRLGDILDLEPEKSPDEDRKINPESLRGQIEVKNLDFRYGTRDWVLKEINLSIKQGEKVALVGESGSGKTTLAKLMMNFYPLEKGDILISDYNIQDINRDVLREKIAYIPQDTFFFSGTIRENLTLGVEDTIEFEEIVHACKHARAHEFINELPLRYDTMLEEDASNLSGGQRQRLAIARAILKNPDVLIMDEATSNLDSTTEKVISETIQEISGEITTIIIAHRLSTIMKCDTILVMDKGRIIETGSHTDLMKQKGKYYNLWKDQLPPIEKVGEAQ; from the coding sequence ATGTTTAAAAAATACCACTGCATCAAACAACAAGACATCACTGACTGTGGTGCAGCTTGTTTGGCCACAATATCAAAACAATATGGTTTAAAATTACCGATATCTAAGATACGTGAAGTTGCGGGAACCGATAAACAAGGGACAAATGCGTATGGTGTAATCAAGGCCGCTGAAAAATTGGGTTTCACTGCAAAAGGTGTAAAAGGTGATCAAGAAGCTTTTTTCGGAGAGTTTCCCTTACCAGCAATCGCGCATGTTGTCGTTGATGGGTCGTTGTTACATTATGTTGTGATTCATCGGATCACAAAAGATGAAGTATTAATTGCTGATCCAGCAAAAGGTTTAATAAAACAAACACCAGAAGAATTTTTTCAAATCTGGACAGGTGTACTTATACTAATGGTTCCGACGCCACAATTTGAAAAAGGTGACGAAACAAAGGGGTTATTTCAACGTTTCTTTGGCCTATTAAAACCACAAAAAAAATTGATTATACATATCTTTTTTGCATCTATTTTATATACAGTACTAGGAATCCTAGGTGCTTTTTATTTTAAATTGTTAATAGATGATATTTTGCCTTATGGTTTGAGTAAGACCTTACATATTATATCAATTGGAATTATTCTTTTATACACTTTACAAGTTATTCTCAATTTATTTCGATCACAGTTATTACTCTATTTAGGACAAAAATTAGATATTAGCTTAATGCTCGGATACTATCATCACGTCTTATCTTTACCGATGAACTTTTTTGGGACGAGAAAAGTAGGAGAGATTATCTCTCGATTTAACGATGCGTCTAAAGTTAGGGATGCAATGTCAAGTGCGACGCTAACGGTTATGATTGATGTTTTAATGGTCATTGTCGGTGGCGTTATATTGTATATGCAAAGTGGCTTTTTATTTGGTGTTGCAACGATCTTAGTCCCTATTTATGCATTGATTGTTTGGTTATATCAAAAGCCATATGATCGAATCAATCGAAAAGAGATGGAGGAAAATGCTCAGCTGACATCATATTTAGTGGAATCGATTAATGGGATTGAAACGGTAAAAGCTTACAATGCAGAAAGAAAAGCAAATTTAGAAACAGAAACGCGTTTTATCAAATTTATTAAAACGATCTTTAAACATGGCACAATGAGTAACACGCAAGGTTCATTAAATTCTTTTGTTGAATTAGTCGGTGGTGTAGTCATTCTTTGGGTCGGTGCCTATCAAGTGATTCAAGGGAATTTATCTGTTGGGCAGTTAATCACGTTTAACGCATTGCTTGCTTATTTCCTTGATCCGATTAGAAACTTGATTAATTTACAACCAACCTTATTAACAGCTGTTGTTGCATCTGATCGATTAGGAGATATTTTAGACTTGGAGCCAGAGAAGTCACCAGATGAAGATCGGAAGATAAATCCTGAGTCATTACGTGGCCAAATCGAAGTGAAAAATCTAGATTTTCGCTACGGAACTCGTGATTGGGTTTTGAAAGAGATTAATCTATCAATTAAACAGGGGGAAAAAGTTGCCTTAGTTGGAGAAAGTGGGTCTGGAAAAACAACGTTAGCAAAATTAATGATGAATTTTTACCCTTTAGAAAAAGGGGACATTCTCATCAGCGATTATAACATTCAAGATATAAATCGCGATGTTTTACGAGAAAAAATTGCCTACATTCCACAAGATACATTTTTCTTTAGTGGCACGATCCGAGAAAATTTAACGTTAGGTGTAGAAGATACGATTGAATTTGAAGAAATTGTTCATGCTTGTAAACATGCAAGAGCCCATGAGTTTATTAATGAATTGCCTTTACGTTATGACACGATGCTTGAAGAAGATGCTTCGAATTTATCTGGTGGGCAGAGGCAACGGTTAGCAATTGCACGTGCCATTTTAAAAAATCCAGACGTTTTAATCATGGATGAGGCAACGAGTAATCTGGATTCAACAACTGAGAAAGTTATTTCTGAGACAATTCAGGAGATTAGTGGTGAGATTACGACGATCATTATTGCTCACAGATTAAGCACAATTATGAAATGTGACACGATACTAGTAATGGATAAAGGCAGAATTATAGAAACAGGATCGCATACAGATTTAATGAAACAAAAAGGTAAGTACTATAATTTGTGGAAAGATCAACTTCCGCCTATTGAAAAAGTTGGTGAAGCACAATGA
- the glcT gene encoding glucose PTS transporter transcription antiterminator GlcT, whose product MEKEIRVKQALNNNVVIAKGPLLEEVVLIGKGIGFNRKKGDTISVSEAEKTFVLTDKIEIEQYQTLIKHQDPALIEFLNDIIFYIEAQMDRPLNEHIHIALTDHLSFAIKRADSKIQFSNPFLFEIKSLYPKEYKVAQNIVKQIKEELGVEFPEGETGFIALHIHSAITDRKIRDLNRHHELIALMVELIEENLNITINKDDVNYNRLLQHLHRAIDRVNQDNLLGKEEYLKNVLKTTYPICYNLAWKLVKVMQKQLNKPISESEVLYLTIHLRRLTNKI is encoded by the coding sequence ATGGAGAAAGAAATAAGAGTTAAGCAGGCTCTTAATAATAATGTAGTTATTGCAAAGGGACCGTTACTAGAAGAGGTTGTACTAATTGGTAAAGGAATCGGCTTTAATCGAAAAAAAGGTGATACAATCAGCGTTTCAGAAGCAGAAAAAACTTTTGTTTTAACAGATAAAATAGAAATTGAACAATATCAAACACTTATTAAACATCAAGATCCAGCACTGATTGAGTTCTTAAATGATATTATTTTCTACATTGAAGCACAGATGGATAGGCCACTAAACGAGCATATTCACATAGCTTTGACAGATCACTTGAGTTTCGCGATTAAACGTGCTGATTCAAAGATTCAGTTTAGTAACCCATTTTTATTTGAAATCAAATCACTTTATCCTAAAGAATATAAAGTTGCTCAAAATATAGTTAAACAAATAAAAGAGGAATTAGGGGTTGAGTTTCCTGAAGGGGAGACGGGCTTTATTGCGCTTCATATTCATAGTGCAATTACAGATCGGAAGATTCGAGATTTAAATCGTCACCATGAACTAATAGCTTTAATGGTGGAATTGATAGAGGAAAATTTAAACATAACAATAAATAAAGATGATGTTAATTACAATCGCTTGCTGCAACATTTACATCGAGCAATTGATCGTGTTAATCAGGACAATCTACTTGGTAAAGAAGAATACTTAAAAAATGTCTTGAAAACGACATATCCGATATGCTATAATCTAGCCTGGAAGTTAGTTAAAGTTATGCAGAAGCAGTTAAATAAACCTATAAGTGAGTCAGAAGTTTTATATTTGACGATTCATTTACGAAGGCTTACGAATAAAATATAA
- the ptsG gene encoding glucose-specific PTS transporter subunit IIBC has product MSNIFGTLQKIGKSLMLPVALLPAAGILLAFGASFSQETWVEQFPWFGNEGVQLILEIMNQAGGIIFDNLPLLFAVGVAIGLSRGDGVAGLAAIIGFLIMNVTMGVFAGVTPEMTLEPAYTQILGINTLQTGVFGGIIVGVLASYLFNKYFKIELPAFLGFFAGKRFVPIITAFSSLLLGIVMVYIWPYAQDALNSLSHLMLDTNRTISTFVFGVIERSLIPFGLHHIFYSPFWYEFGEYVSQAGEVVRGDQAIFFSQLKDGVNFTAGNFMTGKFPFMMFGLPAAALAIYHKARPEKKKVVGGLMLSAALTSFLTGITEPLEFSFLFVAPILFGIHAIFAGLSFMSMYLLDVKIGMTFSGGLIDFMLFGVLPNRTDWWWVIIIGLIFSVIYYFGFRFAITKFNLLTPGREVEEDKAEQGSSKDDRPFEILHALGGENNITNLDACITRLRISVKDIKEVNKARLKELGASGVMEVGNNIQAIYGPVSDTIRGQIQDIIDGKTPSPIDESKQTAKTDVNVDTLDLVSPMTGELMPITEVPDQVFSQKMMGDGFAINPTVGEVISPVDGKILNIFPTKHAIGIESDNGLEVLIHIGIDTVKLEGKGFTQVLEEGQTVKKGDVIIKMDLDYIREHATSTITPVIFTNLEEGQSVNVSTGKIDKGQSDFAKLS; this is encoded by the coding sequence ATGTCAAATATTTTTGGTACATTACAAAAGATTGGTAAGTCACTTATGTTACCAGTAGCGTTACTACCAGCTGCAGGTATATTACTTGCGTTTGGTGCAAGCTTTTCACAGGAAACTTGGGTTGAACAATTTCCATGGTTTGGAAATGAAGGTGTTCAGCTCATATTAGAGATTATGAACCAAGCAGGTGGAATTATTTTTGATAATTTACCGTTACTCTTCGCTGTAGGTGTTGCAATTGGTTTATCAAGAGGTGACGGTGTTGCAGGACTTGCTGCAATTATTGGTTTTTTAATTATGAATGTGACAATGGGTGTATTCGCAGGTGTAACACCTGAAATGACTTTAGAACCTGCTTATACACAAATACTCGGTATTAATACTTTACAAACAGGTGTATTTGGAGGAATTATTGTTGGGGTCTTGGCTTCATATTTATTTAATAAATATTTTAAAATTGAATTGCCTGCCTTTTTAGGTTTCTTTGCAGGGAAGCGCTTTGTTCCAATTATTACAGCATTTTCATCATTACTTTTAGGTATAGTGATGGTTTATATTTGGCCATACGCTCAAGACGCTTTAAATTCGTTATCACATTTAATGCTTGATACAAACCGTACAATTTCAACTTTTGTTTTTGGAGTAATCGAGCGTTCGCTCATTCCATTTGGTTTACATCATATTTTCTATTCACCATTCTGGTATGAGTTTGGCGAATATGTGTCACAAGCAGGTGAGGTTGTTCGTGGCGACCAAGCCATTTTCTTCTCACAATTAAAAGACGGTGTAAACTTTACTGCAGGTAACTTCATGACAGGTAAGTTTCCATTTATGATGTTTGGTTTACCAGCTGCTGCTTTAGCGATCTATCATAAAGCACGTCCAGAAAAGAAAAAGGTTGTGGGCGGTTTAATGCTATCAGCTGCATTAACATCATTCTTAACAGGGATTACAGAACCACTAGAGTTCTCATTCTTATTTGTTGCGCCAATTTTATTCGGTATTCACGCTATTTTCGCAGGTTTATCATTTATGTCGATGTATTTGCTTGACGTTAAAATTGGGATGACTTTCTCTGGCGGATTAATTGATTTTATGCTATTTGGTGTATTACCTAACCGTACTGACTGGTGGTGGGTAATCATTATTGGTTTAATCTTTAGTGTTATCTACTATTTTGGTTTCCGTTTCGCGATTACGAAATTTAATTTATTAACACCAGGTCGAGAAGTTGAAGAAGATAAAGCTGAACAAGGAAGTAGTAAAGATGACCGCCCATTTGAAATTCTTCATGCATTAGGCGGAGAAAATAACATTACAAATTTGGATGCATGTATTACACGTTTACGTATTAGTGTTAAAGATATTAAGGAAGTTAACAAAGCACGACTTAAGGAGTTAGGTGCAAGTGGGGTCATGGAAGTCGGTAATAATATTCAAGCAATATATGGACCGGTATCAGATACAATCCGTGGTCAAATCCAAGATATTATCGATGGCAAAACACCAAGCCCAATTGATGAAAGTAAACAAACAGCAAAAACAGATGTCAATGTTGATACACTAGATCTTGTTAGCCCAATGACTGGTGAATTAATGCCAATTACCGAAGTACCAGATCAAGTTTTTTCACAAAAAATGATGGGTGATGGTTTTGCAATCAATCCAACAGTTGGCGAAGTAATCAGTCCTGTTGATGGTAAGATTTTAAACATTTTCCCGACAAAACACGCAATAGGTATTGAATCAGATAATGGATTAGAAGTTCTGATCCACATTGGAATTGACACAGTAAAATTAGAAGGTAAAGGTTTCACTCAGGTATTAGAAGAAGGTCAAACAGTTAAAAAAGGTGATGTGATTATCAAGATGGACCTTGATTATATCCGTGAACACGCGACATCTACGATTACACCTGTGATTTTCACCAATTTGGAAGAAGGTCAATCAGTTAACGTTTCAACAGGTAAGATTGATAAAGGTCAATCCGACTTTGCAAAATTAAGTTAA
- a CDS encoding peptidase domain-containing ABC transporter — MFKKYHCIKQQDITDCGAACLATISKQYGLKLPISKIREVAGTDKQGTSAYGLIKAAEKLSFTAKGVKGNQEAFFGEFPLPAIAHIVVDGSLQHYVVIHRITKDEILIADPAKGLVKQTPEEFFQMWTGVLILMVPTPQFEKGDETKGLFQRFFGLLKPQKKLITHIFFASILYTILGILGAFYFKLLIDDILPYGLSKTLHIISIGIILLYTLQVILNLFRSQLLLYLGQKLDISLMLGYYHHVLSLPMNFFGTRKVGEIISRFNDASKVRDAMSSATLTVMIDVLMVIVGGVILYMQSGFLFGVATILVPIYALIVWLFQKPYDRTNRKEMEENAQLTSYLVESINGIETVKAYNAERKANLETETRFIKFIKTIFKHGTMSNTQGSLNSFVELVGGVVILWVGVYQVIQGKLSVGQLITFNALLAYFLDPIRNLINLQPTLLTAVVASDRLGDILDLEPEKSPDEDRKINPESLRGQIEVKNLDFRYGTRDWVLKEINLSIKQGEKVALVGESGSGKTTLSKLMINLFV; from the coding sequence ATGTTCAAAAAATACCACTGCATCAAACAACAAGACATCACTGACTGTGGTGCAGCTTGTTTGGCTACAATATCTAAACAATACGGTTTGAAATTACCAATATCTAAAATACGTGAAGTTGCAGGAACTGATAAACAAGGGACAAGTGCATACGGTTTAATAAAGGCCGCTGAAAAACTAAGTTTTACTGCAAAGGGTGTCAAAGGTAATCAAGAAGCTTTTTTTGGAGAATTCCCTTTACCAGCAATTGCGCATATTGTCGTTGATGGGTCATTGCAACATTATGTTGTGATTCATCGGATTACAAAAGATGAGATATTAATTGCTGATCCAGCCAAAGGCTTAGTTAAACAAACACCAGAAGAATTCTTTCAAATGTGGACAGGCGTATTGATATTAATGGTTCCGACTCCACAATTTGAAAAAGGTGATGAGACGAAGGGGTTGTTCCAACGTTTCTTCGGTCTATTAAAACCACAAAAGAAATTGATTACACATATCTTTTTTGCATCAATTCTATACACAATACTAGGAATCTTAGGTGCTTTTTATTTTAAATTGTTAATAGATGATATTTTGCCTTATGGTTTAAGTAAGACCTTACATATTATATCGATTGGAATTATTCTTTTATACACTTTACAAGTTATTCTCAATTTATTTCGATCGCAGTTATTACTCTATTTAGGCCAAAAATTAGACATTAGCTTAATGCTCGGATACTATCATCACGTCTTATCTTTACCGATGAACTTTTTTGGGACGAGAAAAGTAGGAGAGATTATCTCTCGATTTAACGATGCGTCTAAAGTTAGGGATGCAATGTCAAGTGCGACGCTAACAGTTATGATTGATGTTTTAATGGTCATTGTTGGTGGTGTTATATTGTATATGCAAAGTGGCTTTTTATTTGGTGTTGCAACGATCTTAGTTCCTATTTATGCATTGATTGTCTGGCTTTTTCAAAAACCCTATGACCGGACCAATCGAAAAGAGATGGAGGAAAATGCCCAACTCACATCATACTTAGTGGAATCGATTAATGGGATTGAAACGGTGAAAGCTTATAATGCAGAAAGAAAAGCAAATTTAGAAACAGAAACACGTTTTATCAAATTTATTAAAACGATCTTTAAACATGGCACAATGAGTAACACGCAAGGTTCATTAAATTCTTTTGTTGAATTAGTTGGTGGTGTAGTCATTCTTTGGGTCGGTGTCTATCAAGTCATTCAAGGGAAATTATCTGTTGGTCAGTTAATCACGTTTAACGCATTACTTGCTTATTTCCTTGATCCGATTAGAAATTTGATTAATTTACAACCAACTTTATTAACAGCTGTTGTTGCATCTGACCGATTGGGAGATATTTTAGACTTGGAGCCAGAGAAGTCACCAGATGAAGATCGGAAAATAAATCCTGAGTCATTACGTGGCCAAATCGAAGTGAAAAATCTAGATTTTCGCTATGGAACAAGAGATTGGGTTTTGAAAGAGATTAATCTATCAATTAAACAGGGAGAGAAGGTTGCCTTAGTTGGAGAAAGTGGTTCTGGAAAAACAACATTATCAAAACTAATGATAAATTTATTTGTTTAA
- a CDS encoding signal peptidase II: protein MLFFILALVITDMVIKTIIYFNFMDLNVTFFNDYLGFTPYINQDQMSIFNSTFNLGINTTTLTILNSVLLLILVLLYFRIKRVFGVDRHVTFIFILFISGAICSITDKLLLGGSLDYLLISRWICDLKDIYLYTGFVYLVIYLVKNADTSGSIKDDFNKVKQLFKLNSNTDN from the coding sequence ATGTTGTTTTTTATCCTTGCTTTAGTTATAACTGATATGGTTATTAAAACAATTATATATTTTAATTTTATGGATTTAAATGTTACATTTTTTAATGATTATTTAGGATTTACCCCCTATATTAACCAAGATCAAATGTCTATATTTAATTCTACTTTTAATTTAGGTATAAATACAACTACATTAACTATTCTAAATAGCGTCCTATTATTAATTCTCGTTCTTCTGTACTTCCGGATAAAAAGGGTTTTTGGTGTTGATAGACACGTTACATTCATCTTTATTCTATTTATTTCTGGAGCGATTTGTTCTATAACCGATAAGTTACTTTTAGGAGGCAGTCTGGATTATCTATTAATTAGTAGATGGATTTGTGATCTCAAAGATATTTATTTATATACAGGTTTTGTTTATTTAGTAATCTATTTAGTTAAAAATGCCGATACATCGGGATCTATCAAAGATGATTTTAATAAAGTAAAACAATTATTCAAATTAAATAGTAATACTGATAACTGA